From Micromonospora carbonacea:
CGCCTGGCTCATGGCGTCGCCGGGTCGGGCGTAGCGCACGTCCGGCGCGATGCCGTCGAACAGCGTGGCGCAGGCCGCCGCGAAGTAGCGCCCGTCCGGGCCCGGGTGCCCCGGCGGCGGGCGCAGGCTCAGGAACGAGTCGGCGTCCGGGTCGGTGGCCGGGTCCAGCTCCAGCCGCAGCAGCACCGGCGCGGTCGCCCCGTGCTGCTCCGGGTTGCCGTAGGCGACCGCGATGTCGTGCCCGGTGACCGTGGCCAGCACCGGGAGCTGCACGAACGCCGGCACCTCGTCGCCGGCCAGCCCGTCGGTCCAGGCCCGCAGCAGCCGGCGGGCGGCCCCGGTGAGCACCGCGCCCCAGGCCCGGGTGAGGTGGTCGGGCACCCCCTGGGTCTGCAACTCCAGCAGCCCGAAGCGGCGCAGCCCCTTCGTGGTGAACCACAGCCCCTCGGCGTCGGAGGAGTAGGGCACCAGCACCCAGTCGACCAGCCGGATCCGCCCCTGCTCGTCCGGCAGCGACCGCAGCGCCGTGGCCGGGTCGAGGAACTGAAGGCCGAAGACGTCCACCACGTCCCCGCCCGCGCTCTCGGCGACGGCGGCGGCGACCGCCCGCGCCGCCCACTCGTGCGCGGGCGGCCAGCCCGGCCGGTACTCCGCCTGCACCACCACCAGGTGGGTGGCCGCGGCGAGCCGGTCGAGCTGCGCCTGGCCCGCCCCGAACGCGGTCAGCAGGTCCGGCGGCAGCGCCGGGAACTCGGCGACCGGCCGGGTGTCCACGCTCATCAGCGGGCTGTCCAGCATCTGCGTCGCCAGCCCGTGCACCGGCTCGGCGAGCCGACCGGCCAGCGCCCGCACGGCCGTCTTCACACCGACCTTCGGCAGGCCCACCATCGGCACCAGGTAGGTGGCGGTGAGCGACTCGGGGACCGGGACGGGCAGGAAGTCGTCGGTGATGAGCATGTGGTCCCCTGTCTGCCCCGGGCCGGCCTGTCGCCCGAAACGCTACCCGCCCCGGCGCGTCCGGATCAGCGGGTCGCCGCCAGCCCCAGGTAGACCAGCGTGGTCACCACCTCCACGGTCGCGCCGAGCACGTCGCCGGTGATGCCGCCGAGGCGGCGTACCAGGTGGCGCAGCAGCAGCACCGCGACGGCGAGCGCGGCGAGCACGGCGACCGGCCCCTGCCACGGGCGGCCCGGCACGGCGGCGACCGCGACGGCCGCGACGGCGGCCACGCCGACCCCTGCCGCAACCGGGCCGACGGTGCCCGCGACCAGCGCGCCCAGCCCGTCGGGCCGGGCCGCCGGCACGCCGCGCCGGCAGGCCAGGGTGACCCCGAGCCGCCCGGCCGCCGTCGCCGCCACCACGCCCGCGAGCGCCGCCGGCCACGACCGGGCCGCCAGCTCCGCGAGGACCGCGGCCTGCGTCAGGAGTACGACCACCAGCGCGGCCACCCCGAACGGCCCCACGTCCGGCTTCTTCATGATCTCCAGCGCGGCGGTGCCCCGCCGGTACGACCCCAGCGCGTCGACGGTGTCGGCGAGCCCGTCCAGGTGCAGCCCCCGGGTGAGCAGCGCGCCCGCCCCGAGGGTCACCGCCGCGGCGACCAGCGGCGCAGCGACGGCCCCGACGAGCAGCAGCACCCCGGCCAGCGCCGCCCCGAGCAGGGCGCCGACCGCCGGGGCGGACGCCATCGCGACGCCCGCCGTGGCGCGGTCGACCCGGCCGGCGCGCACCGGCCAGACGGTGAACGTGGTCAGCGCCAGCCGCAGGCCGTCGCCGACGCGCCCCCCGCCGCCCGGGTGGGGGTCAGTCGGCACGCCGCCCGGCCGGATCCGGCTCCGGCCCGGCCGGCTCGGCGGCCCCGGCGGACGCGGTGGTCCCCGTGGACGCGGTGGTGCCCGTGGGCGCGGTGGTGGCCGGGCCCGGGCCGGCCGGCTCCGGCTCGACGAACTCCGCGCCGCCGTCGTCGCCGTCCGTGCCACGGTCGTCGTCGTCGGCGCCGCCCGTACCGTCGCCGTCGTCGCCCGCACCGTCGTCGCCCGCACCGTCGTCGCCCGCACCGTCGTCGCCCGTGCCTGCGGCAGCCGCCTCGTCCGCCACGGTCGCGGCGTCGTCCGGGCCCGGCCGCGCGGGCAGCGCGGCGGCCAGCGACAGCACCGAGCGCAGCAGCGGCAGCGCGGTCAACGCGTTCGCCCCCTCGCCGAGGTCGAGCCGCAGGTCCAGCAGGGGATCGAGGCCCAGCACGTCGGCGGCGAGCCGGACCGCCGGGTGGCCGCCGTGGTCGGCCAGCAGGCACCAGTGCCGGGCCTGCCCGGCCAGGTCCCGGCTGACCATGCCGGCCGCCAGGCCGACCGGGCCGTCCAGCAGCACCGGCAGCCGGCGGGCGGTCGCGCCGAGCAGCACGCCGGTCGCCACCGCGATGTCCCCGCCGCCCAGCTCGGCCAGCACGTCCTTGGCGTCGCGGGGCGAGCGCCGGGTGCGGTGCAGCGCGTCCCGGACCGCCGCACAGCGCCGCATCCACGCCGCGTCGTCGATCTCGCCGCCCGCCGTCACCACCCGGCCGAGCACCGCCGGTGGCTCCGCGCCGGCCGTCGCCGCGAGCACCGCCGCCGCGGCGGCGTCCGTGCCGGCTCCGCACGCCGCCAGCACCAGCAGCCGTACGCCCGCCTCGGCGGCCTCCTCGGCCAGCCGCCAGCCGTACCGCAGGGCCTGCTCGACCTGCTCGTGGTCCAGGGCCGGCAGGCGCTCGATGGGCTCGGACGCCGGCGTCTCGACGACCTGGAGGCTCGCGCCGTTCTCGGCGGCCAGCCGGGCCAGCACGCCCTGCCCGGCGCGGGCCTGCGCCGCCCGCCGGGCCGACTCCCCGGGCGGGGCGCCGGCGGCGGCCCCACCGGCGTGGTCGCCGTGCAGCAGCAGCACCCGCACGCTGTCCCAGGGCTTCGGCGTCGGCGTGCCCTGGGTGGCCGCGGCGAAGCCGACCACCCGCTCCAGCACGCCCAGCCCGGCCCCGGGCACGTCCAGGGTGGCCAGCCGCTCGACGGCCTGCGGCCCGGTGTACTCGTCGGGCATCGGCAGCTCCATGCCGGGCTGGATGACCAGGCCCGTGGCGACCACCGGCAGCGCCATCGTCGGCGCGGCCCAGGGCGCGCCGGCCGGCTCCGGTGCCGCGGTCGGGGTCAGCACCTGCGGCAGCGCCGCGCGGTCGTCGTGCCCACCGCCGGCCGCCGCCGTAGCCGTCGCCTGGGCGGCCGCCCCCTGCGCGGCCGTCGCCTGGGCGGCCGTCGTCGCGGCCGGAGCCGGGACCGCCGCCTGTGGGGCGGGGACCGCCCCGGCCTCGCCGCCCGGCGCGGCGGGGGCCTTGAGCCAGCACGCCTGGCCGGCGACCACCAGCACCACCGCGTCGCAGGCGTCGGCCACCGCCCGGTTGGCCGCGCCGAGCGCGTCGACGAACGCCCGCCCCAACGGGGTGGTCGGCACCAGCGACAGCCCCACCTCGGGACTGACCAGCACCAACCGCGCCGGGCAGGCCCGCACCGCGTCGGCCAGCTCGGCGATGGTCGCCGTGTCGTCCGCCGGCTGGTGGGCCGGGTCGAGCAGCACGGTCACCCAGCCGCCGAGGTCGTCGACGAGCAGCGTCTCGTTCGGCCCGGCCGACGCGACGACGTCGGCCAGCCGGCGCGGGTCGTCGGCGGTCTCCTCGGTGGTCCACGACCCCGGCCGCCGGGCGCGATGCGCCTCCAGGCGGGCCGCCCACTCGGCGTCGGTCGGGTCACCGGCAGCCGAGGTCGCCACGTAGCGGACCGTGGGCGCCTCGGCGACCAGGGACTCCGCGAACTCGGACTTGCCGGAGCGGATCCCGCCGAGCACCAGGACCGTGTTCCACCCGTCAACGGACATGCCCCGTACCTTAAGGCCGCCGCGGCCCGCGCCGCCGGTCGGCCCGCGCCGGTGACCACGGTTCGGGCGGACGGGGCGGGGGCCCCGGGCGGCCCCGCCACTGCCGGCGGCCCGGCCGGCGGGGTCGCCGGGTGGAGCGCCGGGTGGAGCGGCGGGCCGTCCGGCACGGGGCCGACTACGCTTGCGGGGGTTCGTCCCAGGGGGACTTCAGCGGCGAGGGGAGACGCGGCATGGCGTGGAGCTGGCGGTACGAGGGCGCGGACGGCGCGGCGGCCGAGGGGCCGGCGGAGACGTTCGGGAGCCAGGCGGACGCCGAGTCCTGGATCGGCCAGACCTGGCGGGAGCTCGCGGCATCCGGCGTCACGACGGTCACGCTCGTCGAGGACGACCGGGTGGACTACCGGATGAGCCTCCAGCCCCCGGCCGAGTGATGACACCGGGCCGCCCGGGCGGCGGCGAGCCCCTGGTGCTCGGGGTGCCCCGGGCGGCCTTCCGGCCCAGCCCGGTGTTCCTGGCGTTGGTCGCGCTCTTCGCGGCCAGCGGCGTCATGGCCTGGAACCGGTTCGGCAACGTCCGGTTCGACGTGTTCCTCTTCGTCGTCTCGGGCTGGCTCGTCTCGCTGTGCCTGCACGAATACGCGCACGCGGTGGTCGCCTACCGGGCCGGGGACCGCGACATCGCCCACCGGGGCTACCTGACGCTCAACCCGTTCAAGTACACCCACCCGCTGCTGTCGATCGTGCTGCCCGTGGTGGTGGTGCTGCTCGGCGGCATCGGCCTGCCCGGTGGCGCGGTGTGGGTGGACCGGCACGCCATCCCGGGGCGGCTGCGGCACACCCTGGTCAGCCTCGCCGGCCCGGCCACCAACGTGCTGTTCACCCTGGTGCTGGTGGCGGTGCTGCGGGTCGGCTTCGGCGGCGGCGGGTCGGTGGAGTTCTGGGCGGGCCTGGCGCTGCTGGCGTTCCTCCAGCTCACCGCCAGCGTGCTCAACCTGCTGCCGGTGCCCGGCCTCGACGGCGGCAACATGATCCAGCCGTGGCTGAACCCGCAGTGGCGACGGATGTACGACCTGTTCGCCCCGTTCGGGTTCATCCTGCTGTTCGCGCTGCTGTGGAACCCGCGCCTCGGCGGCTGGTTCTTCGACGCGGTCTTCGCCGTGGCGAACCTGCTCGGCCTGCCCCCGTGGCTCTACGCCGCCGGCCTCGACCTGATCCGCTTCTGGCAGGGCTGACCCGCACCGCACGGCGGTGGCGGGCCCGGTCCGGCCGGCGCGCCGCGCCGGCCGGACCGGGACACCTCACGGCCGCTTCGCGGGGGACTGCGTCTTGCCCGGGTCCCGCTCGACGACCGGGTCGACGACGGCGTCGATCGCCTTGAGCAGGTCGGCGTCGAGCTTCACCCCGGCCGCCTTCACGTTGTCGTGCACCTGCTCGGGACGGGACGCCCCGACGATCGCCGAGGAGACGTTCGGGTTCTGCAACACCCAGGCGATGGCGAGCTGCGGCATGCTCAGCCCGGCCTGCTCGGCCAACGGCTTGAGCTGCTGCACCCGGGTCAGCACCTCGTCGGTGAGCAACCGGGCGATGAAGTTCGCCCCCGACTTCTCGTCGGTGGCCCGGGAACCGGCGGGCGGCGGCTGGCCCGGGAGGTACTTGCCCGACAGCACGCCCTGCGCGATCGGCGACCAGACGATCTGCCCGATGCCCAGCTCCTCGCTGGTCGGCACCACCTCGGCCTCGATGACCCGCCACAGCATCGAATATTGCGGCTGGCTGGACACCAGCGGGATGCGCAGCTCCCGGGCGAGCCGGTGGCCGGCCCGGATCTGGTCCGCCGTCCACTCCGAGACGCCGATGTAGTGGGCCTTGCCGGAGTGCACGACGTCGGCGAACGCCTCCATCGTCTCCTCCAGCGGAGTGCTGTGGTCGTACCGGTGGGCCTGGTAGAGGTCCACGTAGTCGGTCTGCAACCGGCGCAGCGAGCCGTTGATCGACTCCATGATGTGCTTGCGGGACAGGCCCCGGTCGTTGCGACCGGGACCGGTCGGCCAGAAGACCTTCGTGAAGATCTCCAGCCCCTCGCGGCGCTCGCCCTTCAGCGCCCGGCCGAGCACCTCCTCGGCCTTCGTGCCGGCGTACGTGTCGGCGGTGTCGAACGTGGTGATGCCCGTCTCCAGCGCGGCCCGGACGCAGGCGGTCGCCGCGTCCTCCTCGACCTGCGACCCGTGGGTGATCCAGTTGCCGTACGAGATCTCGCTGACCAGCAGGCCCGAACGGCCCAGGTGTCGGAAGTCCATGGTGCGACCCTAGCCCGCCCGCGTCATGGTCACCTGCCCGCAGGGCGCGGGGCGGCTCGGGTCAGACCAGCGGGCTGGCGTCGGCGAGCAGGTGGTCGATCTGCTCGACCACCCGGTCGCGGCTCGGATGCACCGGGTCGATCAGCGGCGCGCCCCGCCGGTCCAGCGCGCCCCAGCGGCCGAGGCCGTCGCCGACCAGGTACGCCACCGGGTGCACCACCAGCGCCGGGTGCGCCGGGGCCACCAGCACCCGGCCCGTGCGGTCCACCACCCCGCGCCGGCCGTTCAACTCCACCACGGCCAGCCCCTCGTCGGTGAAGCCGTCGACGTAGCGGCCGTCGAACAGGGCCGTGGTGAAGCCGTGGTAGCGGGTGGGCACCACCACCGTGCCGGTGCGGTCGACCGCCCCCCAGCCCCCGCCGACGCGGACCGCCGCCACCCCGCCCCGGAACGGCCGCACGTCGTCGAAACCGGGCGGGATCACCACCATGTTGGACGGATCCACCGCCATCCAGTTGCCCGTGCCGTCCATCGACACCCAGGCGAGGCCGTCGGAGAACGAACCGACCGACCGGTAGCCGTTGTTGGCCTGGATCAGCGTGCCGCCCGAGTCGTCGATCAGCGCCCACCGGGTGCCCTCCGGCCGGCGTACCCAGGCCACGCCCTCCCGGAACGGCTGCACCTCGGCGTAGTCGGTGCCGATCACCAGGTTGCCGTCGGCGTCGGCGTAGCCCCACCGGTCCAGGTCCTCGTCGTACGTCGGCACCGGCGGCCGGGGCGTCCGCAGGATCTCCGACCGCCCGCGCGGATAGGGGCCGAAGCCGTCCCGCCCGGCCCGTTCGGCGACCGCGTCCAGCGCGATCCGGGTGCGGGCGAGCAGCTCCGGATCGGCGGACCGTTGCAGGTCGAGGGCCCGCTCGAAGTGCTGGCACGCCTCGATCAGCCGGCCCTGGTCGTAGCAGCAGCGGCCGGCGTGCTCGTGCAGGGCCGCGCGCAGCCGGTCGGGCAGCTCCGTCGAGTTGGCCTCCGCGAAGAGCCGGTCGGCCTCGGCGAACTCGCCCCGCCAGCGCAGCACGTGGGCCAGGCGCGCCCGCGCCAGCGCGGTCCGCCGCAACTCGCCGGTGGCCTCGGCGTACGTCAGCGCCAGCCGGGCGTCGTCGGCCGCGTCCCCCAGGTCGCCGAGCAGGCGCGACGCCACCGCCCGCAGGCTCAGCAGCCGGGCCCGGGACCGGTTGTCCAGGGCGACGTCGAGCTTGGCGGTCAGCCCCTCCCGTACGCTGCGCAGCAGCTCCGGGTCGTCGGCCTCCTCGCGCAGGGTCTCCGGGTGCAGCCGCCACCGCAGGGCCGCGAGCGTCTGCTCCGGGTCGGCCGGAGCGGCCCGCCGCTCCTGGCCGGGCCGTGGCTCCGCCCCGACGACGGACCCGGCCGGCGACACGGGCTGCGCGGGCACACCGGACACCGGCTGTGCAGGTACGCCGGACACCGGCCGGGCAGGTACGCCGGACCCGGGATACGCGGGCGGTGCCGAGACGGGACGCGGCTGCTCCGGCACCGGCTGAGCGCCGGGCGACGCGGCGGACACGGGCGGGGCGGACATCGGCGGCGCGGACACCGGCGGGGTGGACACGGGCCGGGTGGATACCGGCGGCGCGGATACCGGCGGTGTGGACACGGGCGGTGTGGACACCGGCGGCGGTGCGGGCGCGGCGCTCACCGGGCGCGGGTCGACACCCCGGTCGGCCGGGCCCGGAGCCTGCGGCGTCGTCGGGCGCGCGTCGGCGGCGGCCGGACCGCCGGTGGGCTGCGGCTCGGGCGTCGCCGGGACCGGGTCGGCCGGAGCCGGAACCCGGGTCGACGAGGCCGGCACCGCAGCCGGGGTCGGTGCCGGGGCGGGGGGCGAGACCTGCGCCGGGACCGGAGTGGGGACCGGGTCCGCAGCGGCGGCGGGAGCGGCCGGCTCGGGGACCGGCGACACCGATCTGCTCGGGCGGAACCACGCGTCGGACTGCTCCGGCGGGGGCGACGTCGCCGCGCCTGCCGGCCCTGGGGACGGCCGTTCGTCCACCGCCCGAGGCCGGTCGGCCCCGCCGGGGGTGGCGTCGTCCGGTGCCCCGGCCGCCCGTGCCCGGCCGGCCGGCACGTCGACGATCGAGGCGATCACGCTCTCGTCCCGGCCGGTGGTGTCGTCCCGACCGGTGGTCCCCTCCGGCGCGGGGTCCCCGGCCGGATCGGCGGGAACGGTCGGCGGGCGGGCGGCATCCGGGACCGCGGCGACGACCGGTTCGCCGGCCACGTCCGGGCCGGTCGTGACGCCGGGCTCGGCGGACCCGGCAGCGGCCTCGGGCCCGGTGACCTCGGGCTCTGCGGCGGCCCGGGCCTCGACGGCGGGCCCGGGCTGCACGGTGCGCT
This genomic window contains:
- a CDS encoding DUF2314 domain-containing protein; translated protein: MLITDDFLPVPVPESLTATYLVPMVGLPKVGVKTAVRALAGRLAEPVHGLATQMLDSPLMSVDTRPVAEFPALPPDLLTAFGAGQAQLDRLAAATHLVVVQAEYRPGWPPAHEWAARAVAAAVAESAGGDVVDVFGLQFLDPATALRSLPDEQGRIRLVDWVLVPYSSDAEGLWFTTKGLRRFGLLELQTQGVPDHLTRAWGAVLTGAARRLLRAWTDGLAGDEVPAFVQLPVLATVTGHDIAVAYGNPEQHGATAPVLLRLELDPATDPDADSFLSLRPPPGHPGPDGRYFAAACATLFDGIAPDVRYARPGDAMSQAIATARAGLDDVRARFLAGRLPAESQLVVKYGLPGDEGPEYVWAGVTSWDAPERIVGASASDAGTDPAVRIGAPVVVEAADVVDWAVLGATGVVEGGWTQAVLDAGEAPA
- a CDS encoding adenosylcobinamide-GDP ribazoletransferase, whose product is MPTDPHPGGGGRVGDGLRLALTTFTVWPVRAGRVDRATAGVAMASAPAVGALLGAALAGVLLLVGAVAAPLVAAAVTLGAGALLTRGLHLDGLADTVDALGSYRRGTAALEIMKKPDVGPFGVAALVVVLLTQAAVLAELAARSWPAALAGVVAATAAGRLGVTLACRRGVPAARPDGLGALVAGTVGPVAAGVGVAAVAAVAVAAVPGRPWQGPVAVLAALAVAVLLLRHLVRRLGGITGDVLGATVEVVTTLVYLGLAATR
- a CDS encoding bifunctional adenosylcobinamide kinase/adenosylcobinamide-phosphate guanylyltransferase translates to MSVDGWNTVLVLGGIRSGKSEFAESLVAEAPTVRYVATSAAGDPTDAEWAARLEAHRARRPGSWTTEETADDPRRLADVVASAGPNETLLVDDLGGWVTVLLDPAHQPADDTATIAELADAVRACPARLVLVSPEVGLSLVPTTPLGRAFVDALGAANRAVADACDAVVLVVAGQACWLKAPAAPGGEAGAVPAPQAAVPAPAATTAAQATAAQGAAAQATATAAAGGGHDDRAALPQVLTPTAAPEPAGAPWAAPTMALPVVATGLVIQPGMELPMPDEYTGPQAVERLATLDVPGAGLGVLERVVGFAAATQGTPTPKPWDSVRVLLLHGDHAGGAAAGAPPGESARRAAQARAGQGVLARLAAENGASLQVVETPASEPIERLPALDHEQVEQALRYGWRLAEEAAEAGVRLLVLAACGAGTDAAAAAVLAATAGAEPPAVLGRVVTAGGEIDDAAWMRRCAAVRDALHRTRRSPRDAKDVLAELGGGDIAVATGVLLGATARRLPVLLDGPVGLAAGMVSRDLAGQARHWCLLADHGGHPAVRLAADVLGLDPLLDLRLDLGEGANALTALPLLRSVLSLAAALPARPGPDDAATVADEAAAAGTGDDGAGDDGAGDDGAGDDGDGTGGADDDDRGTDGDDGGAEFVEPEPAGPGPATTAPTGTTASTGTTASAGAAEPAGPEPDPAGRRAD
- a CDS encoding site-2 protease family protein, encoding MTPGRPGGGEPLVLGVPRAAFRPSPVFLALVALFAASGVMAWNRFGNVRFDVFLFVVSGWLVSLCLHEYAHAVVAYRAGDRDIAHRGYLTLNPFKYTHPLLSIVLPVVVVLLGGIGLPGGAVWVDRHAIPGRLRHTLVSLAGPATNVLFTLVLVAVLRVGFGGGGSVEFWAGLALLAFLQLTASVLNLLPVPGLDGGNMIQPWLNPQWRRMYDLFAPFGFILLFALLWNPRLGGWFFDAVFAVANLLGLPPWLYAAGLDLIRFWQG
- a CDS encoding aldo/keto reductase family protein; amino-acid sequence: MDFRHLGRSGLLVSEISYGNWITHGSQVEEDAATACVRAALETGITTFDTADTYAGTKAEEVLGRALKGERREGLEIFTKVFWPTGPGRNDRGLSRKHIMESINGSLRRLQTDYVDLYQAHRYDHSTPLEETMEAFADVVHSGKAHYIGVSEWTADQIRAGHRLARELRIPLVSSQPQYSMLWRVIEAEVVPTSEELGIGQIVWSPIAQGVLSGKYLPGQPPPAGSRATDEKSGANFIARLLTDEVLTRVQQLKPLAEQAGLSMPQLAIAWVLQNPNVSSAIVGASRPEQVHDNVKAAGVKLDADLLKAIDAVVDPVVERDPGKTQSPAKRP